One Cryptomeria japonica chromosome 9, Sugi_1.0, whole genome shotgun sequence genomic window carries:
- the LOC131064627 gene encoding zinc finger CCCH domain-containing protein 14, protein MDPHSKKLKTLSNGVAVSDANEKESISVGLGSKSKACTKFFSTSGCPYGEDCHYLHYVPGGVTAVSQLSKLSNTLGLSREAIGFTSSFSLSDKSGPVTGYKTRLCNHYASAEGCQFGDKCHFAHGEKELRKEIVLPNELLPSGVGTVTTNFGAGSKANPGYKTRICNNFSSSEGCKYGDKCHFAHGEKELKKESALPNGATAAANFGASSKANISIAAAYAGGVIGKDGVNSKHIYRATGVKLTIKDHESDPNLKTIEFEGSFDKINQATAMVRELILKIELLLSKQSGNSQQSHKTRLCEHFAKGSCTFGDKCHFAHGASELRDDSASTAPSFM, encoded by the exons AAAAGGAGTCAATATCGGTTGGTTTAGGAAGCAAATCAAAGGCTTGCACCAAGTTTTTCAG TACATCTGGATGCCCATATGGTGAGGATTGCCATTACCTTCATTATGTTCCTGGTGGAGTAACTGCTGTATCTCAGCTGTCAAAACTATCAAACACTTTAGGACTTTCAAGAGAAGCAATAGGGTTCACCTCCAGTTTTTCATTATCAGATAAGTCAGGTCCTGTGACAGGCTACAAGACACGTCTTTGTAACCATTATGCTAGTGCTGAAGGATGCCAGTTTGGAGATAAGTGCCATTTTGCTCATGGAGAAaaggaattgagaaaagaaattGTGCTTCCAAACGAGTTACTACCATCTGGGGTGGGTACTGTTACTACAAATTTTGGTGCTGGCTCTAAAGCAAATCCTGGCTATAAGACACGAATTTGTAACAATTTTAGCAGTTCTGAAGGATGCAAGTATGGAGATAAGTGCCATTTTGCCCATGGAGAAAAGGAGTTGAAAAAAGAAAGTGCGCTTCCAAATGGGGCAACTGCTGCAGCAAATTTTGGTGCTTCATCAAAAGCAAACATTAGTATCGCTGCTGCTTATGCTGGTGGTGTAATTGGGAAAGATGGTGTAAACTCGAAGCACATTTACCGTGCCACGGGGGTGAAGTTGACAATAAAAGACCACGAGTCAGATCCTAATTTGAAGACAATTGAGTTTGAAGGTTCATTTGACAAGATTAATCAAGCCACAGCCATGGTTCGTGAGTTGATTTTAAAAATTGAGTTACTTTTGAGTAAACAATCTGGAAATTCTCAACAAAGTCACAAAACTAGGCTATGTGAACATTTTGCTAAGGGTTCATGCACATTTGGGGATAAGTGCCACTTTGCACACGGTGCTAGTGAGTTGCGGGATGATTCCGCTTCCACTGCTCCTTCATTCATGTAA